Part of the Mesotoga infera genome, ACCACAGGAATGACAGCAGTTTCCGATCGATCATCGAGATAAGAGGGGAGATCAAGAGGCAGTCCCGCGCCGGAGATTATCACGTCTATCTTCTCCTTCACGGCCGTTGCCACCATCTCTGCATAGTTTGTGAGGGCTACCATAATGTTTACTCCCAAAACCCCTCTTGTCTTCTCCCTTGCCCTTCTTATGGTATTCTTGAGGCCATCTATGCTTGCCTGCCTGAAGTTCTTTCTGTAACCATCAACCGTCATACCGATACCTGCCGTTCCAATAACCCCTACACCACCTTCAGAAGCGACTGAAGCGGCCAGGTTGTCGAGAGAAATCCCTACGGCCATTCCTCCCTGAATAAGTGGAAGCGATGTCTCATGATTCTTTATCTTGAAGATTCCTATGTCGTCACATCCTCTCGATGCCTAAGTGTGCATGATTCATAATAACCTAATTTGATGACCAGACTGTTCTACTTCGAAAAGAATTCGATTAAGTCGGAGGCTGATGATTCACATTTGTATCGACAGTATCCTCATTCCGATGAAAGATCGCAGAGAAATCTGTGAATCTCCACCATCGCCAGTGTATCCATCTTGCAGTACTCCAGCATATCTCTTCTTATTCTCTCTGCCTCGGACGCTCTGTAATTTCCCAGAGCCATGTTCACGAAAACATACCTGGCATCGTCACCGTTATGGATAAACAGTCCCTCATAGCCAATCCCTTCAACAAGTGCAGGAAGAAGCTTCTTGATCGAGAAACTTCCACCGAAGTCGGGATGATATATGTGGTTTTTCACGAGGAGTTCTGAATCTACAAATATCTCCGAGAAGGATATGAGCTGTTCTGAAAGTTCTGGATAGTCTTTGTATCTGTTAGACAGCCATCTCAGAATATTCCTCTCGACGGAAGCGTGGTGCGCCATAAGTGTTCTGCAGTCCTTGAGGTCCTCAACCAGCCTTTCGGCGAGCAGGAGGCTTTCATCTCTCGAAGGATTGCCGAAGAGAAACTCCCTGTGTTCAAGGACTTCCGGGTCCTTTCTTCGAATGTGCAGTGAATATTGATATGGGATCCCCTCGTATGGAGCCAGGCCATCATACAGTGGAATAACTGAAGCCGCGGTCTCGAAATCGAGAAAACCTATCGGATGCTCCATGCTATTCAGCTTTTCACGAAGCTCTTCGGGTTCGTCAACCACTATCCCTCCTGTCTTTGCTCCACGAAAGACCCTTTGCAGAAGGGGTTTGTCGCCAAGTGCCTCACGCGGAAGCTCTTCTAGATAGAAGTATCCCTTTTCGATCAAAGCATCTGTCTTATCGGCGCCCAATCTGGGAAGCTCAAAGATACTGAGTCTCCTATCAAGGCCAAAGCATCTTCGAAGATGCTCGCAGTCTCTGCATTTGTACCCCAATGTGCCGGAAGGGATCAATGTTGAAGTCAGGATAACTGATGCAAGTTCGAGTTTTGCCTTTATCTCACTTTTCTGCGCCGAGACCTCGTCCGTAACATCTATGATCTCAAAGAGCTTCCGGTCGTCATCACCCTTGCGATACATTCTCGAGACCATAATCAAACATGCTTTTTTGACCCTGTAGCCCGAGCTTTCTATAACTGATACTGTGTAAGAGAGATCTCTTATGTA contains:
- a CDS encoding nitronate monooxygenase, whose product is MGIFKIKNHETSLPLIQGGMAVGISLDNLAASVASEGGVGVIGTAGIGMTVDGYRKNFRQASIDGLKNTIRRAREKTRGVLGVNIMVALTNYAEMVATAVKEKIDVIISGAGLPLDLPSYLDDRSETAVIPVVSSLKSATVIFKRWYGRYGYVPDGFVVEGPKAGGHLGYRVEEIFSEDSSLEKT
- a CDS encoding DUF2779 domain-containing protein: MRLITKKMFLEYDNCPVRGWTERNEPREFTPTVAEDFRMKEGLDVGKRARSLFPEGVLIEELDPFEASFITERIIGDRQSVTLFEPAFISGDFVSRADVMIKEGDDLDIFEVKSSLAGSSNTKDYIRDLSYTVSVIESSGYRVKKACLIMVSRMYRKGDDDRKLFEIIDVTDEVSAQKSEIKAKLELASVILTSTLIPSGTLGYKCRDCEHLRRCFGLDRRLSIFELPRLGADKTDALIEKGYFYLEELPREALGDKPLLQRVFRGAKTGGIVVDEPEELREKLNSMEHPIGFLDFETAASVIPLYDGLAPYEGIPYQYSLHIRRKDPEVLEHREFLFGNPSRDESLLLAERLVEDLKDCRTLMAHHASVERNILRWLSNRYKDYPELSEQLISFSEIFVDSELLVKNHIYHPDFGGSFSIKKLLPALVEGIGYEGLFIHNGDDARYVFVNMALGNYRASEAERIRRDMLEYCKMDTLAMVEIHRFLCDLSSE